The DNA segment GCCGATCTGGGTTCACGGCGACTTGCACAGCAATAACCTCCTGTGGGACGGCGAACGCCTGACCGCCGTACTGGATTTCGCGTCGCTGGAACTCGGTGACCCAGCAATTGACCTGATGCCCGCCTGGAACGCCCTGGGTACGAAGGGCCGCCGCATCTACCGCGAGGTTTTGCAACCCGATGACGCCACCTGGGAACGCGGACGGGCCAGAGCGCTGGCAAAAGCCTTGCTGGCGCTGCCTTACTACCAGCACACCAACCCGGAAATCATGGAGCGGAGCTGGTACACGGTGCGGGAAGTTTTAGTGGACGCACGGTAGGCCACCATGCCGATGCGCCCGCCCTGGCCTCTCCCCTATCCTGCGTCCACGATGATCAAGATCTGAAACCTGCGCGGGTTCTGCCGCCCCCGAATCCATAGCCATCTGAAGGCATTGCACACCATTGCAAAAGCGCCCAGACGCTATTCTGAGGGCAATGACAGAACCCTGCCGCCACCCGCCGCGCGAACCTTGTTCGGGCCTGGCGACGCTGAGCTATCCGGTGCTGGGCTGTTTCCAAAATCCAGCGCCCACCTCTACAACCTTAAAAAAGGATGTGACTTCACATAGATAAAGTTCTTGGAAATGTTTCTGGCCTGCGCCCCGCACAACTGAAATCACTGGGCAACCTGTACCGCCGCCGCGTGGAACCGGGCCGCGTGGGTTCCCCTGAACTGGCCCGCACGCTGGCCGAACTGGCCCACGAGATTCGCCGCGAGGTCAGCGTGCTGATTGACCGCCGTGGACGCATCTTGAGCGTGTCCGTGGCCGACGCCAAAGCTGCCGAACTTCCCTCCATCCGTGCGGGTGAGAACCGGCTGGCGGGCTACCACTTGCTGCACGCACACCCGAAAGGTGGACCTCTGAGCAAGGGAGACCTCTCTGCGCTGTTCCTGAGCCGACTGGACGCAGTTTCGGCCATTGACGCAAAGAACGAGGGTCAACCCGGCCCCGTGTACACCGCGCACCTGACCCCCCCTGGCACGGTGGGCGAGGAAGAGGACTGGCGCATCCTGCCGCCCGTACCGATTTTCCAGATTGATGATTTTGACCTGGGCGCACAGGTCTCGGCGCTGGAGGAAGAAATTGCCCGTGCCGCGCGCACCCGCGAGTCCAAGAAAGACCATGAACGGGCGCTGCTGGTGCAGGTGGATCAGGGCGAATTTGACGCCGAGGAGCGGCTGGACGAACTGGTAGAACTGGCCCGCACCGCCGGGGCTGAGGTGGTCTACAAGGAACTGATCTTCCGCCGCAACCTCAAGGCCGGAACGCTGGTGGGCGCGGGCAAGCTGGAGGAACTGACCAGCAAGGCTTATCACCTGGACGCCGATCTGCTGATCTTCGGGCAGGAGCTGGGCGCGGCGCAAGCCCGCGAGATTGAGGCGGCGACAGGCCTCAAGGTCATTGACCGCACGCAACTGATTCTGGACATCTTCGCGCTGCACGCGCAGGGCATGGAATCGCGCCTTCAGGTAGAGCTGGCACAACTGCGCTACATGAAGCCCCGGCTGCTGGGCGCAGGTGCCAAACTCTCGCGCATCGGCGGGGGCGGGGGCAGCGCGGGGGCGGGCGCGATTGGCACGCGTGGCCCCGGTGAAACCAAGCTGGAGCTGGACCGCCGCCGCATCAATGACCGCCTCAGCTTTCTGGAAAAGCAACTGGAGGGCGGCTCGCTGCGCCGCGAGGAACGGCGCAAGAGCCGGGAGCGCAACGATATTCCGGTGGTGTCCATCGTGGGCTACACCAACGCGGGCAAGAGTACGCTGCTAAACTCCTTCACGCACGCCACGGATGCCCCCAGGCGCGTGCTGGCCGCCAACAAGCTGTTTGCCACGCTGCGGCCCACCAGCCGTCAGGGCTTTATTGAAGGCATCGGCCCGGTGATCTTCACCGACACCGTGGGCTTTATCCGCGATCTGCCCAAGGACCTGACCCGCGCCTTCCGGGCAACGCTGGAAGAAATCGGGGACGCCGACGTGCTGCTGCATGTGGTGGATGCCGCCAGCCCCGGCGCAGACACCCGCCTGAGTTCTGTCAACCGCATTCTGGAAGACCTAGGCTTCCTGGAGATGCCCACGGTGGTGGCGCTGAACAAGGCCGACGCCGCCGAGCCGGACCTCCTGGCGCGTGCGATAGACCGCATGGACGGCGTCCCGGTCAGTGCGCTGAAAAATACCGGCATTCCTGAACTCAAGGAAGCACTGGCCGACGCGATTGGGCAGGTGCAGCGCCAGGAAATGGCCCAGCGCGAAGAGGCGAAGGAAGTGGCTGCTCAGTACCGTTAGGGCATCCGCAACAGGGAGGCGTGGGCGTTTGCTCCCGCCTCCTTTTTTTGCCCTCAAGACTTTGGACTGACGCCCCCCTGCTCCATTTGTGTCAGGCTCTGTCCCGATGTTCCGTTCGCGCCTCGCCTGGTTTTATCTCCTGCTCGTCGTATTGATCTGGGGGCTGGGCGAGTTCGTCGGGGAAAGGACGCTGCCCACGCTGCTGCTGGCCTACGCGCCCGCCGTGCTGTGGCTGCTGCCTGCGCCATTCGTGCTGCCGTGGACAGCGCTGAGGAAGCGCGGTTTCGCGGTGACGCTGGTTGGGGCGCTGCTGGCCGCGTGGGGCGCAGGCTTTCTGCACTGGACGCCCCAACAGAATGGAGAACTGCGGGTGCTGGACTACAACGTCAACAGCGGCTATAAATCCACCCCCCAGCGCATGGCCGCCGTCCTGAAAAATGCCGACGCCGACATCATCATGTTGCAGGAATCCAACTTCCAACCTCCTGGATACCGGGAAGCGCTAGCTGACGCGTTGCCCGGCTACACAGTGCGCTCTGCGGTGGAGGTCATGACCCTGACGCGCCTGCCCGTCCTCTCGTCGGAGACGGTGGACCTGCCCGGAAACCAGCGTGAAGTGCTGCTGACGCGCTTGCAATGGCGCGGGCAGCCGCTGAGCGTGGTGAACGCCCACCTGGGAACAGTGCAGGTGATGGACGCACTGGCCGGGGACATGGTGTACCTGCAAGTTGCCCGTGACCGCCGCACATCACAGGCGCAGGTGCTTGAGCAGATGGCTTCCAGAACCTCTGGCCGTCTGGTGCTGGGCGGCGATCTGAACACCCCACCGCGCGGATTGATCTACCGTCAGTTGAAACAGGCAGTCGGCCCGGACGCTTTTGCCCAGGCCGGACGCGGTCCTGGCTGGACCTTCCCTGCCCTGCGCGTGCGAATTGACCACCAGATGGCGCGTGGATTGACCCCAACACGCGCCACAGTGCTACCAGCAGAGGAAAGCGATCATTTGCCGCTAGTGGTGGAGTACCGGGAGGGAGACACGAAATAACCAGCGCGTCTCCCCTGCTCCTTTATTTCCCGGCCAGTTTCAGAATCCGCCCGCTTCCGTATTCGGCCACATAGACCTCGCCTGCCTCGTCCTCGCCGAAGGTGCTGGGGTTGCTGACCTTGCCCAGCGCTGCCTTATCCCAGCTCTTGCCCCCGGTGGGCGCGGCCCAGACCGTGCCCGTGGCGAAGTCGGCAAACACGTACTGCCCCTTCAGCGTGGGAATAGCCCTGCCCCGGTAGACGTAGCCGCCCGTGATGCTCTGGCCCTCAGTGCGCCCGTAGACAAGCACCGGACCCACGAAGCCCTTATCAGCGCAACCTTTCTCGTAGCACACCTGCCCCTCACGCACGCGCCAGCCGTAGTTCTCGCCACCCTTGCTGCTGGCAGGCTGAAAGTCCACTTCCTCGAAGCTGTTCTGGCCCACGTCCGCAATCACCAGACCGCCGCCGTCCCGGTCAAAGCTGAAGCGCCAGGGGTTACGGAGGCCATACGCCCAGATGTTGGGATTGGCTCCCGCACGGCCCGCGAACGGGTTTCCAGCGGCGGGTTTGGCAACGTCACCCGACACGTCAAAACGCAGCAGCTTGCCCAGCGGACTGCCCAGATTCTGCGCGTTGTTCTGTGGATCGCCGCCGCTGCCGCCGTCGCCCAGGCCCATATACAGAAAGCCGTCGGGACCAAAGGCGATCTGCCCGCCGTTGTGGTTGCTGTAGGGCTGCTTGGCGGTGAACAGGGTTTTGGCGCTGCCTGCCTCAGCGCGGCTGAAATCAGGGGTGGCGGTGTAACGGGCCAGCAAGGTGTCGCCATTCAAATCGCTGTAATGCACGTACAGGCGGCGGTTGGTCTTGTATTCGGGGTCAAAGGCCAGCCCGATCAGGCCGCGCTCCCCGCCCGCCCGCGTCAGCTTCTGAAGGTCCAGAAAGAGGCTGTCCCGGACCTTGCCGTTCTCTATCAGGCGCACGCGTCCGTCCTGCTGCGCGGCGTACAGGCGGCCTGAGCCATCCCCAGCGTGCGTCAGGGCGGTTACCTGTTTCAGACCACTCACGAACGGCTGGAAAGTGACGGCGGGCGCGGCCTGCGCGGAGGCCAGCAGCGCCGCGACGCTCCAGGCCAGCAGAAAACGGGAGTTGGGTTTCGACATGATCCAGTCTGACCCAGCCGCCGCAGACCCGACTGTAACCAGCGGCGCGGAGGCGTGAAGATGCCTTTACCTCTATCTGCCCTGCTGCACGGGATGAACCGGCAGAATCGGGCGTATCCCAAACCTGGAGGTATCCCATGACTGGACCCTATGACCGTCCGCCCGCCCCGGCGACTGAACCCACCGACACCCCCGCCCCCATGCCAGAGCGCATGCCCGGCGAGAACGGAACAGGCCCCATCATTGATCCACCTGTGAATCCCGACTTGCCTGGAATGCCTGTTCCCAGTCCCACCGACAATCCAGACACGCCGGGGCTGCCCAGCCCCATGCCCATGCCCGCGATGTAGAGCAAGCGGCAAAAAGAGGAGCCACCCCACATTCCGGGATGGCTCCTCTTTTGCGCCGACTACTTCTTCAGGAAGTCCAGAAGCGCTGCATTCACCTCGTCCGGGAAAGTCCAGAGGACGTTGTGCGGGCCGCCTTTGATGATCACGTATTCGCTGTCCTTGATCAGTTCGGGCAGGCGTGCGCCCGTGGAGTCGATAGGCAGCACGCGGTCCGCGTCGCCGTGAATGATCAGGGTGGGCACGTCAATCTTCGCCACGTCCGGGCGGAAGTCTTCGAGCCATGTCGCCACACATTCCAGCGTGGCCGTGGCCGAGGCG comes from the Deinococcus sp. AJ005 genome and includes:
- a CDS encoding endonuclease/exonuclease/phosphatase family protein, translated to MFRSRLAWFYLLLVVLIWGLGEFVGERTLPTLLLAYAPAVLWLLPAPFVLPWTALRKRGFAVTLVGALLAAWGAGFLHWTPQQNGELRVLDYNVNSGYKSTPQRMAAVLKNADADIIMLQESNFQPPGYREALADALPGYTVRSAVEVMTLTRLPVLSSETVDLPGNQREVLLTRLQWRGQPLSVVNAHLGTVQVMDALAGDMVYLQVARDRRTSQAQVLEQMASRTSGRLVLGGDLNTPPRGLIYRQLKQAVGPDAFAQAGRGPGWTFPALRVRIDHQMARGLTPTRATVLPAEESDHLPLVVEYREGDTK
- a CDS encoding sorbosone dehydrogenase family protein; this encodes MSKPNSRFLLAWSVAALLASAQAAPAVTFQPFVSGLKQVTALTHAGDGSGRLYAAQQDGRVRLIENGKVRDSLFLDLQKLTRAGGERGLIGLAFDPEYKTNRRLYVHYSDLNGDTLLARYTATPDFSRAEAGSAKTLFTAKQPYSNHNGGQIAFGPDGFLYMGLGDGGSGGDPQNNAQNLGSPLGKLLRFDVSGDVAKPAAGNPFAGRAGANPNIWAYGLRNPWRFSFDRDGGGLVIADVGQNSFEEVDFQPASSKGGENYGWRVREGQVCYEKGCADKGFVGPVLVYGRTEGQSITGGYVYRGRAIPTLKGQYVFADFATGTVWAAPTGGKSWDKAALGKVSNPSTFGEDEAGEVYVAEYGSGRILKLAGK
- the hflX gene encoding GTPase HflX, with translation MDKVLGNVSGLRPAQLKSLGNLYRRRVEPGRVGSPELARTLAELAHEIRREVSVLIDRRGRILSVSVADAKAAELPSIRAGENRLAGYHLLHAHPKGGPLSKGDLSALFLSRLDAVSAIDAKNEGQPGPVYTAHLTPPGTVGEEEDWRILPPVPIFQIDDFDLGAQVSALEEEIARAARTRESKKDHERALLVQVDQGEFDAEERLDELVELARTAGAEVVYKELIFRRNLKAGTLVGAGKLEELTSKAYHLDADLLIFGQELGAAQAREIEAATGLKVIDRTQLILDIFALHAQGMESRLQVELAQLRYMKPRLLGAGAKLSRIGGGGGSAGAGAIGTRGPGETKLELDRRRINDRLSFLEKQLEGGSLRREERRKSRERNDIPVVSIVGYTNAGKSTLLNSFTHATDAPRRVLAANKLFATLRPTSRQGFIEGIGPVIFTDTVGFIRDLPKDLTRAFRATLEEIGDADVLLHVVDAASPGADTRLSSVNRILEDLGFLEMPTVVALNKADAAEPDLLARAIDRMDGVPVSALKNTGIPELKEALADAIGQVQRQEMAQREEAKEVAAQYR